The DNA segment GGGTGTGCGATTCAAGCATAGCGGCCTGGTCGGCACTGTCCCCCAGCTTCTCCAGACGCCTGGTTTCGGCTTGAAGCTCCGAAGCCGCCGCAGCCAGTGCTGCGTGAAACCGCTGACGCTCAGCCTCGACATCTGACTGCTCGATATCCCTTTGCGGGATATGACTGTTCAGCGAGGAAAAAACGAGTGCTTTGCCGATCGCAATGCCGGGTGAAACCGCTATGCCCTGTAGCAGAACAGTTTCAGGTTCTTGTTCATATTTCATATAACTCTTCCGATATTAGTATATCATGGGACGGTCACGCACGCGCAAGCGCGTTTCACTTGGAATACTCTTCTGGATAGCCTTTATCCTGTTTATCCTGGTTGTTTTTCTGTTCAGCCGGCAGAATATTCAGCATGTTATGGAGACTACCGGACTGCTGGAAATTCTGCAAACCCGTCTCGGGACTGGTGAAGCGGAAGAATCCCCGGACCTGGACAGGATCACCAGCCCGCTGCAGCCCCGTCAGGAAGCCCCGGATGAACCCCTGGTGCAACCGGAAGAGCCTGCACCGCCGCCTCCTGAGCCTGCACCCGAACCCGAACGCGAACCCGAGGAACCCCGCGAACCCGCCGCCCCTCCGGAGCAGCGGGAACCCGAACCCCGGCAACCGGAGCAGCCGCCAGCACCAGAGACAACCGAGGAAACGCGCACCGCGCGCCTCTACTATATCCGT comes from the Spirochaeta africana DSM 8902 genome and includes:
- a CDS encoding GerMN domain-containing protein, with amino-acid sequence MGRSRTRKRVSLGILFWIAFILFILVVFLFSRQNIQHVMETTGLLEILQTRLGTGEAEESPDLDRITSPLQPRQEAPDEPLVQPEEPAPPPPEPAPEPEREPEEPREPAAPPEQREPEPRQPEQPPAPETTEETRTARLYYIRVSDDGRINAEAARRNLPVTNAPLTANLRALIQGPTTDELNNGLLNLIPSDTRLLSASVNNRVAYLNFSEEFRFNSLGTEGLIAQLQQIVFTATEFSSVDRVQFLINGEQKEYLGGDGVYIGQPLGRSAFH